From the genome of Bradyrhizobium elkanii USDA 76, one region includes:
- a CDS encoding lysozyme, protein MATSSLDQSYIDAIKGSEGYSPQSNWDYKQYSSGYGTKAQPGDENIPPDQRQAVYEQRFQDEIGKAAASVDAFNPNLPPGVRAALTSLTYNAGPGWQQSGLGQAVKAGDWDKAQSIFLQYNHAGGNVDPGLTARRQREAAWFGGQPAAQPQAAPVTPATAPSAPLNIAPQQPPVFAQVPQAAPQGDAGMAAQAPAFQPPQAAQIFYAQRRSPDLSKLRASLAQAPIFSRG, encoded by the coding sequence ATGGCAACTAGCAGTCTAGACCAATCGTACATCGATGCGATCAAGGGCTCTGAAGGGTATTCGCCTCAATCCAACTGGGATTACAAACAATACAGTTCCGGCTATGGCACGAAAGCCCAGCCGGGCGACGAAAACATTCCTCCGGATCAGCGACAGGCAGTCTACGAGCAGCGGTTTCAGGACGAGATCGGGAAAGCCGCTGCCAGCGTAGACGCCTTCAATCCGAACCTTCCTCCGGGTGTCCGGGCTGCGCTGACCTCCCTTACATATAACGCCGGGCCCGGTTGGCAACAATCCGGCCTCGGACAGGCCGTCAAGGCTGGGGATTGGGACAAAGCCCAGAGCATCTTCCTCCAGTACAACCATGCCGGCGGAAACGTCGATCCGGGACTCACAGCGAGGCGTCAGCGAGAGGCGGCGTGGTTTGGTGGGCAACCAGCCGCCCAGCCGCAAGCCGCACCAGTGACTCCCGCAACGGCTCCTAGTGCCCCTCTGAACATTGCACCGCAACAACCACCGGTCTTTGCACAGGTCCCGCAGGCCGCTCCACAGGGAGACGCCGGGATGGCTGCTCAGGCACCGGCGTTCCAGCCTCCTCAGGCTGCTCAAATCTTCTACGCCCAGCGTCGAAGCCCTGACCTGTCAAAGCTCCGCGCATCGCTCGCGCAAGCCCCGATCTTCTCAAGAGGATAA
- a CDS encoding endonuclease VII domain-containing protein, translating to MALSEKRREWQREYFAKRRATDPDFKSRQAASRKRYRERLKASGEMKRRKAEEHIRYTYGLAKEEYEAMVKRQNGCCAICGDCPDKLVVDHNHGCGTVRGLLCSNCNTGIGMFRDSTSFLLSAIKYLGDRKDHGN from the coding sequence ATGGCACTTTCTGAAAAACGAAGAGAATGGCAGCGAGAATACTTTGCCAAAAGACGAGCGACCGATCCGGATTTTAAGTCGCGTCAAGCTGCATCCCGCAAGCGCTATAGAGAGCGGCTGAAAGCTAGTGGGGAGATGAAGCGTAGAAAGGCAGAGGAGCATATTCGCTACACGTATGGTCTCGCCAAAGAAGAGTACGAAGCAATGGTGAAACGCCAAAATGGCTGCTGCGCCATCTGTGGCGACTGTCCGGACAAACTTGTCGTTGATCACAATCATGGATGCGGCACCGTTAGAGGGCTGCTGTGCTCCAACTGTAACACAGGCATCGGCATGTTTAGGGACAGCACGTCTTTTCTTCTGAGCGCCATCAAATATCTCGGTGATCGGAAAGATCATGGCAACTAG
- a CDS encoding phage adaptor protein has protein sequence MATIASASDLIAAVTEYLARDQDTTLIARIPTFIQLFEAKMNRDLFVRQMEQRATTTVDTTSSEPEFISLPTDFQSMRRIRLSSVDNKPHLDFKSGTQLDEYRTSSGSPAGQPLFFTIMGSEIELAPTPDANYTIEMVYRQNIPALASNTTNWLLTAAPDLYLYGTLLETAPYLKEDERIQTWALGLKTALDSLNTANITAAFNASPLTMRPSGVTP, from the coding sequence ATGGCCACGATTGCGAGCGCCAGCGATCTTATTGCAGCCGTGACTGAGTATCTAGCGCGAGATCAGGACACGACTCTCATTGCTCGCATTCCGACGTTCATTCAGCTGTTCGAAGCGAAGATGAACCGGGATTTGTTTGTGCGCCAGATGGAGCAAAGGGCTACGACCACAGTCGATACGACCTCATCTGAACCTGAATTCATTTCTCTTCCTACCGATTTCCAGTCGATGCGTCGCATCAGGCTTTCGAGTGTCGATAATAAACCTCATCTGGATTTCAAGAGCGGCACTCAGTTGGATGAGTATCGCACTTCAAGCGGTAGTCCGGCAGGACAGCCTTTATTTTTCACCATCATGGGGTCCGAGATCGAGTTGGCGCCAACCCCGGATGCCAACTACACGATCGAGATGGTGTATCGGCAGAATATCCCGGCCTTGGCAAGCAATACGACCAATTGGCTTCTCACAGCCGCACCCGATCTCTACCTCTACGGAACGCTGCTCGAAACCGCTCCTTACTTGAAGGAGGACGAGCGCATCCAGACTTGGGCGCTAGGGCTCAAGACAGCCTTGGATAGCCTGAACACGGCCAACATCACCGCTGCCTTCAATGCATCTCCCTTGACGATGCGACCGAGCGGAGTGACACCTTGA
- a CDS encoding pilus assembly protein N-terminal domain-containing protein, whose product MKIVGSAPILAICVLLSVPVMAEEPLTQQKSNGPPPRERTGPTTSGDVITQAAVPAPENGNIIVKFGETTKIYFKRPIKSVRLDDDLLVKVMPLSDHTVAFTGLSPGRASVTVESKDGKTDSWGLVSVVREPHVVKIYQQGEINKQTGERRSDSSSAIGGYVTLSCNEIGCTELEPELQPKWPTGRP is encoded by the coding sequence ATGAAGATTGTTGGATCTGCGCCGATTCTGGCTATTTGCGTTCTGTTGTCCGTCCCCGTCATGGCCGAAGAGCCTCTGACCCAACAGAAGAGTAATGGACCTCCGCCACGGGAGCGGACCGGCCCCACGACAAGCGGCGATGTAATCACGCAGGCAGCTGTACCTGCCCCGGAAAACGGAAACATCATCGTTAAATTCGGCGAGACAACCAAGATCTACTTCAAGCGTCCGATCAAATCGGTTCGCCTCGATGACGATCTTCTCGTCAAGGTCATGCCTTTGTCAGACCATACCGTCGCCTTCACTGGATTGTCGCCGGGGCGCGCGAGCGTAACGGTTGAATCGAAGGACGGCAAAACTGATAGTTGGGGTCTGGTGAGCGTGGTGCGTGAGCCGCATGTCGTGAAAATCTATCAGCAGGGCGAAATAAATAAGCAAACCGGAGAGCGCCGGTCAGACAGCAGTTCAGCCATTGGCGGCTATGTCACGCTGAGCTGCAACGAGATAGGCTGCACAGAGTTGGAGCCGGAGCTTCAACCGAAGTGGCCGACAGGTCGCCCCTGA
- a CDS encoding lysozyme — MKTSDNGRAFIEAFEGKFLHTYDDGTGVLTIGYGHTTAAGAPKVVAGMTITDAQCDQILASDLGAVEKDVSRIIKVPLSQPQFDALVSFHFNTGALGSGTVDDKINAGNIDGAMATLLQYVNAGGKPMNGLIRRRKAERLMFLGQVEASMALAGAHMAAPDGPMPQKPIPSPTPVQPPKAEEESFWDNFVHLFVKRN; from the coding sequence ATGAAGACATCCGACAACGGCCGGGCCTTTATCGAGGCCTTTGAGGGCAAATTCCTGCACACCTACGACGATGGCACGGGAGTCCTGACGATCGGCTATGGACATACGACCGCGGCGGGTGCTCCGAAAGTCGTGGCCGGGATGACGATCACGGATGCGCAGTGCGATCAGATTCTCGCCTCAGACCTTGGGGCCGTCGAAAAGGACGTATCCCGGATCATTAAGGTCCCGTTGAGCCAGCCGCAGTTCGATGCGCTGGTGTCGTTCCACTTCAACACGGGTGCCCTCGGTAGCGGCACTGTCGATGACAAGATCAACGCGGGGAACATCGACGGCGCGATGGCGACGCTACTCCAGTATGTCAACGCTGGCGGCAAGCCGATGAACGGCCTTATCCGGCGCCGGAAGGCGGAACGCTTGATGTTCCTGGGTCAGGTTGAGGCTTCCATGGCCTTGGCCGGCGCTCACATGGCTGCGCCTGATGGGCCGATGCCGCAGAAGCCTATTCCATCGCCAACTCCGGTTCAGCCTCCGAAAGCGGAGGAAGAGTCGTTCTGGGACAATTTCGTCCACCTGTTCGTCAAAAGGAACTGA
- the flgG gene encoding flagellar basal-body rod protein FlgG: MRALYTAATGMAAQELSVQVISNNIANLRTTGYKKQRAAFQDLIYDHVRRVGAQASDQNTIMPMGIDLGGGVKTVGTPRMMTQGTLSPTGNDLDIAIRGEGFFKILMPDGTFTYTRDGSFQMDNQGRIVNAQGNLLQPTITIPQNASGLTINAQGQVSVTLPGQTASTNIGQIGLTRFINKAGLMPIGDNLFVETPASGQPQDGTANTDGYGDMQQSSLEQANVEVVSEISDLIAAQRAYEMNSKVVSAADQMMQSTSNLFR; encoded by the coding sequence ATGCGCGCACTTTATACAGCTGCGACCGGAATGGCGGCACAGGAACTCAGCGTTCAGGTGATCTCCAACAACATCGCGAACCTGCGCACCACCGGCTACAAGAAGCAGCGCGCCGCGTTCCAGGACCTGATCTACGATCATGTGCGCCGGGTCGGCGCGCAGGCCTCCGATCAGAACACCATCATGCCGATGGGCATCGACCTCGGCGGCGGCGTCAAGACCGTCGGCACGCCGCGCATGATGACCCAGGGCACGCTGTCGCCGACCGGCAACGACCTCGACATCGCGATCCGCGGCGAAGGCTTCTTCAAGATCCTGATGCCGGACGGCACCTTCACCTACACCCGCGACGGCTCGTTCCAGATGGACAATCAGGGCCGCATCGTCAACGCGCAGGGCAATTTGCTGCAGCCGACGATCACGATCCCGCAGAACGCATCCGGCCTCACCATCAATGCGCAGGGCCAGGTCTCGGTGACGCTGCCGGGCCAGACCGCATCGACCAACATCGGCCAGATCGGCCTGACCCGCTTCATCAACAAGGCCGGCCTGATGCCGATCGGCGATAACCTGTTCGTGGAAACGCCGGCCTCCGGCCAGCCGCAGGACGGCACCGCCAACACCGACGGCTATGGCGACATGCAGCAGAGCAGCCTCGAACAGGCCAATGTCGAGGTGGTCTCGGAAATCTCGGACCTGATCGCCGCACAGCGCGCCTATGAGATGAACTCGAAGGTGGTCTCCGCCGCCGACCAGATGATGCAGTCGACCTCCAACCTGTTCCGCTGA
- a CDS encoding DUF5309 domain-containing protein, whose amino-acid sequence MAIPTNAFATSAAVGNREDLSDIIYRIDPTDTPLMSALDTEKATAVNHEWQTQALAAASGSNAQSEGADFAAVAVTPTVRLGNIAQISSKYAQVTGTQQAVKHAGRANEMAYQEMLKGLELKRDMETILFGTNQAKSSSDPRNCASILSWIKTNTSKAGTSPADPAAADGTGTRTDGTGTLAAFTEVRLKTVLSAIWTSGGKPNLISTGAFNKQAFSTFTGRSTPMEEASSKKITASVDAYESDFGKLKVVPDRFQRARDVLVLETAKWAVAYLNGRKFVSVYVAPTGDSQKRQILSEYTLVARNEKSSGGVFDNTSS is encoded by the coding sequence ATGGCTATTCCTACCAATGCGTTTGCCACCAGCGCGGCTGTTGGCAATCGGGAAGACCTCTCGGACATCATCTATCGCATTGACCCGACCGACACCCCGCTCATGTCAGCTCTTGACACGGAGAAGGCGACCGCGGTCAACCACGAATGGCAGACCCAGGCTCTGGCGGCGGCTTCCGGCTCCAACGCGCAGTCTGAAGGCGCCGATTTCGCCGCGGTTGCGGTCACCCCGACCGTTCGTCTCGGCAATATCGCGCAGATCAGCTCCAAGTATGCGCAGGTCACTGGCACCCAGCAGGCGGTCAAGCACGCCGGCCGCGCCAATGAAATGGCCTACCAAGAGATGCTGAAGGGCCTCGAGCTCAAGCGCGACATGGAGACCATCCTGTTCGGCACGAACCAGGCGAAGTCCTCGAGCGACCCGCGTAACTGCGCGTCGATCCTGTCCTGGATCAAGACCAACACCAGCAAGGCCGGCACCAGCCCCGCCGACCCTGCCGCGGCGGACGGTACCGGCACCCGTACTGACGGCACGGGCACGCTGGCGGCCTTCACTGAAGTCCGCCTGAAGACCGTCCTTTCGGCAATCTGGACCAGCGGCGGCAAGCCGAACCTGATCTCGACGGGCGCCTTCAACAAGCAGGCGTTCTCGACCTTCACGGGCCGTTCGACCCCGATGGAGGAGGCTTCTTCGAAGAAGATCACGGCGTCGGTTGACGCCTACGAATCCGACTTCGGCAAGCTCAAGGTCGTCCCGGATCGCTTCCAGCGCGCCCGCGACGTGCTGGTGCTCGAGACAGCCAAGTGGGCTGTTGCCTACCTGAACGGCCGCAAGTTCGTGTCGGTCTACGTTGCGCCGACCGGCGACAGCCAGAAGCGTCAGATCCTCTCGGAGTACACCCTCGTTGCTCGCAACGAGAAGTCTTCGGGTGGTGTGTTCGACAATACCAGCTCGTAA
- the flgA gene encoding flagellar basal body P-ring formation chaperone FlgA, translating to MMSMIARSFLIAAALLTVTVAPSAAQSRRETIAVPTLRASITVADDIVRVGDLIDNAGSAGSVAVYRAPDLGTTGTLPVAQVLNVLRSHQVIGVDTRELKEITVTRLARTIDSKEIEQQVSRALEGRHGLGRAGNIALTFDRDPGDIRLEATNTGTMQPIAVRYDPRSTRFDLTFEIGNDAGAAPSKLRFTGTAIETIEAAVLTRNVERGDVLKASDVIVERRPKAEIGNDAAVRDSAVGMQVRRQLRPGQALRVADLAKPDLVTRDQNVTLIYRTAGLYLTIRGKAMDGGAEGDTVSVMNLQSKRAVSGVVTGRGEVSISVATPRPAPTADATESNSASVKLSSVAPNAE from the coding sequence ATGATGTCGATGATCGCCCGCTCATTCCTGATCGCAGCCGCGCTCCTCACCGTCACCGTGGCGCCGTCCGCCGCGCAAAGCCGCCGCGAGACCATCGCGGTGCCGACGCTGCGCGCCAGCATCACGGTCGCCGACGACATCGTGCGGGTCGGCGACCTCATCGACAATGCCGGCAGCGCCGGCAGCGTCGCGGTCTACCGCGCGCCGGACCTCGGCACGACAGGCACGCTGCCGGTCGCGCAGGTGCTCAACGTGTTGCGCTCGCACCAGGTGATCGGCGTCGATACCCGCGAGCTGAAGGAGATCACCGTCACCCGGCTGGCGCGCACCATCGACAGCAAGGAGATCGAGCAGCAGGTGTCGCGCGCGCTGGAGGGCCGCCACGGGCTCGGCAGGGCCGGCAACATCGCGCTGACCTTCGACCGCGATCCCGGCGACATCCGCCTCGAGGCCACCAATACCGGCACGATGCAGCCGATCGCCGTGCGCTACGACCCGCGCTCGACCCGTTTCGACCTGACCTTCGAGATCGGCAACGACGCCGGCGCCGCGCCGTCGAAGCTGCGCTTCACCGGAACCGCGATCGAAACCATCGAGGCCGCCGTGCTGACGCGCAATGTCGAGCGCGGCGACGTGCTGAAGGCCTCCGACGTGATCGTCGAACGCCGTCCGAAAGCCGAAATCGGCAACGACGCGGCGGTGCGCGACAGCGCCGTCGGCATGCAGGTCCGCCGCCAGCTCCGCCCCGGTCAGGCGCTGCGGGTCGCCGACCTCGCGAAGCCCGATCTCGTCACCCGCGACCAGAACGTCACGCTGATCTATCGCACCGCCGGCCTCTACCTGACGATCCGCGGCAAGGCGATGGATGGCGGCGCCGAGGGCGACACCGTCAGCGTGATGAATCTGCAGTCCAAGCGCGCCGTTTCCGGCGTCGTCACCGGCCGCGGCGAGGTCTCGATCTCAGTCGCGACCCCGCGCCCGGCGCCGACCGCCGACGCCACCGAATCCAATTCCGCTTCCGTCAAGCTGAGTTCAGTCGCACCAAACGCCGAGTAA
- a CDS encoding tail fiber domain-containing protein, with protein MGGTSKSETTQSSTTAPWQPTQGLLSNIIGQLNSATGNTGLTGAQNNALGTIENNSNAISAQFGPQASNYAQSLFNGGGALNQAGNINQNYQNYVNATQPLASNTNYNPYSTPGFSDAVNTLTNDITNNVNGQFAASGRDMSGANSQALARGIAQGVAPLIQQQYNQNVANQQNAANALYGAGNTNSGLLAGLQQQYLTNQGNGVAAASSAGDLQNAGATNTLAAEAQKYGIPLQNLGLLSQIGIPIAGLGSQSSGQSTTTNQMSGAQQFGTIAGGLGSLFGGGGGSTVGNIFKLISDRNAKEDIAQVGTLFDGTPVYRYRYKGQPAFQIGLMAQDVEKTTPEAVGRIGAYKAVDYKLATDKALEVA; from the coding sequence ATGGGCGGCACGTCGAAATCCGAAACCACGCAGAGCTCCACAACGGCGCCATGGCAGCCGACGCAGGGCTTGCTGAGCAATATCATTGGACAGCTCAATAGCGCGACCGGCAACACCGGACTTACGGGTGCTCAGAATAATGCGCTTGGGACGATCGAGAACAACTCCAATGCGATCTCGGCGCAGTTCGGCCCTCAAGCGTCGAACTATGCTCAATCGCTCTTCAATGGCGGTGGCGCGCTTAATCAAGCCGGCAACATCAATCAAAATTATCAGAACTACGTGAATGCGACGCAGCCGCTTGCCTCCAACACAAATTACAATCCTTATTCGACGCCGGGATTTAGTGATGCCGTCAACACGTTGACGAACGATATCACAAACAATGTGAATGGGCAGTTTGCGGCGTCAGGCCGAGATATGTCCGGCGCAAACTCGCAGGCGCTTGCTCGTGGCATCGCTCAAGGCGTGGCGCCACTCATTCAGCAGCAATACAATCAGAACGTAGCCAACCAGCAGAATGCTGCGAATGCGCTCTACGGTGCAGGGAATACGAACTCTGGTCTGCTGGCCGGTCTGCAACAGCAGTACCTGACGAACCAAGGCAATGGAGTGGCTGCGGCTTCGAGTGCTGGCGATCTTCAGAACGCCGGGGCTACCAATACACTAGCCGCCGAAGCCCAAAAGTACGGCATTCCGCTTCAAAATCTCGGCCTTCTATCGCAGATCGGTATCCCGATTGCGGGCCTAGGGTCTCAGTCGAGCGGACAAAGCACCACGACGAACCAGATGTCAGGCGCCCAGCAGTTCGGAACGATTGCTGGCGGCTTGGGCTCGTTGTTCGGTGGAGGTGGCGGTTCGACGGTTGGGAACATCTTCAAACTGATCTCGGACCGCAATGCCAAAGAAGACATTGCCCAGGTCGGCACGCTGTTCGACGGAACGCCAGTCTATCGCTATCGATACAAGGGGCAGCCGGCATTCCAGATCGGGCTCATGGCGCAGGATGTCGAGAAGACGACGCCTGAGGCTGTCGGACGCATCGGTGCGTACAAGGCCGTCGATTATAAACTCGCAACAGACAAGGCTCTGGAGGTCGCTTAA
- a CDS encoding phage tail protein gives MTGVFSWSQTASNNANADPSVNWAEGMAPSAVNDSARAMMASTAKWRDDISGAIVTSGTSTLYSVSSNQGFTSLAAMNGQIVAFTPHVTNAASPQINVDGLGAVFLRGSSGTNLGAGVLLAGTPYTAVYNSVNGEFTIHGFFGNPYNVPVGAGMLYFGLTAPNSSFAFPVGQAISRTTYITLFGVMGTTYGAGDGSTTFNLPDLTGRVPVMRDPGGIRISGLTFNSTDLGGSGGQQAIALSTANLPPYTPAGSVPSVSVSSTAQFTNNTGNVSVSAGGNPIPIPGGNSTVISNGSGTFSGTAQGGTSTPFSTVQPSVICNYAMRII, from the coding sequence ATGACTGGAGTTTTCAGTTGGTCGCAAACCGCGTCCAACAACGCTAATGCTGACCCTTCAGTTAACTGGGCTGAGGGGATGGCCCCCTCGGCCGTGAACGACAGTGCGCGCGCCATGATGGCTTCCACCGCAAAATGGCGGGACGACATTTCAGGCGCAATCGTCACGTCGGGGACCAGCACCCTCTATTCGGTCTCATCCAACCAAGGCTTTACGTCCTTGGCGGCGATGAATGGTCAAATCGTCGCCTTTACTCCGCATGTCACGAACGCAGCCAGCCCGCAAATAAACGTTGACGGCCTAGGGGCTGTATTCTTGCGAGGATCGTCAGGGACAAATCTTGGTGCTGGTGTTCTTCTCGCCGGCACTCCTTATACCGCCGTCTATAACAGCGTGAACGGCGAATTCACGATCCACGGCTTCTTCGGTAATCCGTACAATGTGCCCGTAGGAGCAGGGATGCTGTACTTTGGCCTTACGGCGCCGAATAGCTCGTTCGCGTTTCCTGTGGGCCAGGCGATTTCCCGGACTACCTACATCACCTTGTTTGGCGTGATGGGCACGACCTATGGAGCGGGGGATGGCAGCACGACGTTCAATCTTCCGGATCTGACAGGCCGTGTCCCTGTCATGCGAGATCCAGGCGGCATTCGCATTAGCGGCTTGACCTTCAACTCGACTGATCTTGGAGGAAGCGGCGGTCAACAGGCGATCGCGCTGAGCACCGCAAATCTGCCGCCGTATACGCCAGCTGGTTCCGTGCCGTCTGTGTCAGTTTCATCGACCGCTCAATTCACCAACAATACCGGTAATGTGAGCGTTTCCGCGGGCGGCAATCCGATCCCGATTCCTGGGGGCAATTCTACCGTTATCTCAAATGGCAGTGGCACGTTCTCCGGCACCGCGCAGGGGGGTACGAGCACACCGTTTAGCACGGTGCAGCCAAGCGTCATTTGCAACTACGCGATGAGGATCATCTGA
- a CDS encoding helix-turn-helix domain-containing protein — protein sequence MTAKQFQAAIDRLGLSQVGAARLLGADPRTARRWALGERSVPEPVAILLRLMVAGKIAADDIETHRRS from the coding sequence ATGACCGCCAAACAGTTCCAAGCCGCTATCGACCGCCTCGGCCTTTCACAGGTCGGGGCGGCGCGCCTATTGGGTGCAGACCCGCGCACGGCTCGCCGCTGGGCGTTGGGCGAACGATCTGTGCCAGAGCCGGTCGCCATCCTTCTGCGTCTGATGGTTGCCGGCAAGATCGCCGCCGACGATATCGAGACCCATCGCAGATCATGA
- the flgH gene encoding flagellar basal body L-ring protein FlgH: MSQYRINRFVLTGALLALGTIASGCSSIDRLSQIGEQPKLSSIDNPTTQPGYKPVQMPMPKPEIASYSPNSLWRSGSRAFFKDQRAARVGDILTITVNFTDKAAIANETQRSRTNSEDSGITNFLGSQTVTQPLKILPGKILTAESTASSDGKGSVNRQEALQTSVAAVVTQVLPNGNLVVEGKQEIRVNFEIRELIVAGIVRPEDIQSDNTIDSSKIAQARIAYGGRGQITDVQQPRYGQQVLDVLLPF, encoded by the coding sequence ATGTCCCAGTACCGCATCAACCGCTTCGTCCTGACCGGTGCGCTGCTCGCGCTCGGAACGATCGCCAGCGGTTGCTCGTCGATCGACCGTCTCTCCCAGATCGGCGAGCAGCCGAAACTGTCGTCGATCGACAATCCGACCACCCAGCCCGGCTACAAGCCGGTGCAGATGCCGATGCCGAAGCCCGAGATCGCCTCCTACAGCCCGAACTCGCTGTGGCGCAGCGGCTCCCGCGCCTTCTTCAAGGACCAGCGCGCCGCGCGCGTCGGCGACATCCTGACCATCACGGTGAACTTCACCGACAAGGCCGCGATCGCCAACGAGACCCAGCGCAGCCGCACCAATTCGGAAGACTCGGGCATCACCAATTTCCTGGGCTCGCAGACCGTCACACAGCCGCTCAAGATCCTGCCCGGCAAGATCCTGACCGCCGAATCCACCGCCTCGAGCGACGGCAAGGGCTCGGTCAACCGCCAGGAAGCGCTGCAGACCAGCGTCGCCGCCGTCGTCACCCAGGTGCTGCCGAACGGCAACCTCGTGGTCGAGGGCAAGCAGGAGATCCGCGTCAATTTCGAAATCCGCGAGCTGATCGTGGCCGGCATCGTGCGCCCGGAGGACATCCAGAGCGACAACACCATCGATTCCTCGAAGATCGCCCAGGCCCGCATCGCCTATGGCGGCCGCGGCCAGATCACCGACGTGCAACAGCCGCGCTACGGCCAGCAGGTTCTCGACGTGCTGCTGCCCTTCTAA
- a CDS encoding tail fiber domain-containing protein, translated as MALSITHKKVSSGTSDPQAEVDLAAWNDTHAVAGTLDLNQINGTNSIGGNLGINQASPLCQLHVGSANVTNSNNPSILISQDRTMTADGHGYSDSTNWIPAASVGYAPFDARITIKGTFSGSGTPSHVANFQAAATYGGTVTVAYDYGLYSAPTINSGASVTNRIGMYIAATGGSGSVLQEFGIYIQNLHRGTAQNYSMYAEASTGSGNYSMASISGINMGASGGDYASIGYNYLATNSTGVYNYGASNFASWLRFASGGLQTFTAVSGTGGAAITAIAGPVVVQGATAWSAPSDARLKDNVREASVLDWVERFRAVSFNWKHNGRPDFGVIAQELYAIHPELADKGNDAAELDASGEGMWTVPYDKLAPLALQGVKELKALILKQAKRIDDLEQQLASKST; from the coding sequence ATGGCTCTTTCCATTACGCACAAGAAGGTCTCAAGCGGAACATCTGACCCACAAGCTGAAGTTGATCTGGCGGCATGGAATGATACGCACGCCGTTGCAGGTACTCTCGATCTCAATCAGATCAACGGAACGAATTCAATCGGCGGAAATCTCGGAATAAATCAAGCTTCGCCTCTGTGTCAGCTGCATGTTGGTTCGGCAAACGTAACCAATAGCAACAATCCGTCGATCCTGATCAGCCAAGATCGCACGATGACAGCCGACGGTCACGGCTATTCTGATTCGACTAACTGGATACCGGCCGCCTCGGTTGGATATGCTCCATTCGATGCTCGAATTACGATTAAAGGTACGTTTTCCGGTTCTGGCACTCCGAGTCATGTCGCCAATTTCCAGGCCGCCGCGACTTACGGTGGGACTGTCACAGTTGCATATGACTACGGCCTCTATTCGGCGCCGACCATCAACTCTGGTGCTTCCGTTACTAACCGCATTGGCATGTACATCGCCGCGACTGGCGGCAGCGGCTCTGTGTTGCAGGAGTTTGGGATCTACATCCAGAACCTGCACAGGGGCACCGCACAGAACTATTCAATGTATGCTGAGGCCAGCACTGGCTCAGGAAACTACTCGATGGCGAGTATTTCCGGCATCAACATGGGCGCGTCTGGCGGCGACTATGCGTCAATCGGATACAATTACTTGGCGACCAACTCCACCGGTGTCTACAACTACGGAGCATCGAATTTTGCGTCTTGGCTCCGATTTGCATCGGGCGGCCTGCAGACATTTACAGCGGTGAGCGGAACCGGCGGCGCGGCGATTACGGCGATCGCCGGCCCCGTGGTTGTTCAGGGCGCGACAGCTTGGTCAGCTCCATCGGATGCAAGACTCAAAGATAACGTCCGGGAGGCGTCGGTTCTGGATTGGGTAGAACGGTTTCGGGCTGTGTCCTTTAATTGGAAGCACAATGGGCGTCCCGATTTCGGCGTCATTGCTCAAGAGCTCTACGCGATCCATCCCGAACTCGCCGATAAGGGAAACGATGCTGCTGAATTGGACGCTAGTGGCGAAGGCATGTGGACGGTCCCTTATGACAAGTTGGCCCCGTTGGCGCTTCAAGGTGTCAAGGAACTTAAGGCGCTAATCCTCAAGCAAGCCAAGCGTATTGACGACCTCGAGCAGCAACTCGCGAGCAAGAGCACCTGA